The genomic DNA GACTAATATGACCCCAAGAAAGAATTTGAACAAAccaagaaaatgaaaagaaagaaaaacgtCTATGAGGTTGCTAGtctgtatataataataatatataaaattttgacacCACAAATAACTCAAACCCGATAAACAGGGGCAGGAatttaaagaaaagaaagaaaaaaattgagaaaaaactCACACTCAATGATCCATAATCTCATTCTCTTGATCCCGGGAAATTGCAGCAGTTGTTGTGGTCTCGTCATCCATGCGCAGAAGAGATTCAGAACGAGGGTGGTAAAGGTTTTTGATATCATCCTTCCTGGTCATAAGTATTTCATCGTCCCTGTTTGGATGGCTGTTCAAGTCCAGTATTTTTCCCTCCTTATCAGTAGTCTCTTCCACAtcatcctcctcctccaccacagATGGTGTTCCGACAATGTCATCCCCTTGACAGGAGGTTCCTTCCGTTTCAGGAGGAAGGAGCTCCTTCCCTTGTCCAGTTTCCGCATCTCTTTCTGATTGCCTCTTCTTCTTGCGTAGCATTAAGGTTTTGAACCGGCGTTTCACTGTCAAGCAGACGTTGCACATGCATGTGGGCTTGTGTTTTCCCTTCCCGCTCGGTGGCTGAATGCAAACTATGCACGAGCACCCATCACGGTGTCGCGGATGTTTAGTAGTGGGTCCCGACGATGGCTCAGTAACCGAGTCAACCAGGTTGTCTCCCAAAACCGCAGCTGTAGCCAAGGCCTCTAAGCCAGAGAGCTCTTGGTCTTGACGTATCTGTATATGTATATTCTTGTTGGTTTCCGAGATCTTCCTTTTCTTGAAATCTATTTCCCACAGATATAGAAAACAAACATTTTGGTGTTGACAGACAAAGATGAAGGGGAAAAAATGAGCAAAATGGACAAGACATAATACCAGCTTTAAGAAGACTTTCCATTTCTTTTGCATTTATCTCATCAGCTGCTGAACACAAACATCTGCAAACATGCATCATACAACGATACAGGGCAATTATAATtcagaaacaaaagaaaaaaacaaaactttttGATTCCAAATGAACTAGCTACCTGCTTTGATCCCAAACATTGTCTGCGCAAGTCCATTTTACAGGGAGAAGAGCATCAACTGGCAATCTTCTCCATTTCCAGCAACTATCACATTGAGTCCATTGTTCTTGTTCCCTGATTAATATATCCGACACCTTTAGTAGACAAACTTCCAACAAATCTGATTACATTGAAAATAATCTTACCCAGAAAGTCTGGCTGTGAACACGGTTCTCTTCCCAAAAACAGGCGGCTCCTAATTGACATACAAAATTAAGCACATATGCATCACCTAAATGTCCTCTAGAGAATACAATACTTCAATTATCATCATCTAATTATGGTAGCAATAACTTACATCATATTCTTCAAATTCTTGATCATCAATCATGACAATACTTCGGGTGGCACTGGTAGAAGGCCGAAGCAACTCCTGTGCTTCTTCCCATGTAAGTTTGAGCTCCATAGCTTCTGTACTACGCATCAAAAGCCTCTTGCTTTTTAATCCAATATttctactcttcttcttctcttgaaTCAGCAGCCCGGGTTGCTGCGAAGATTCTTCATTTGACTTCCCTCCAAGCTAGAATCCCCACCAAACCAAAAGCAAATTGAATCATTTCAGACACCAGTTATGAGTAATTAAATGGCAGTAAGCTGGATAAAACTTACTGCAGGTGTACTGCTGCTGTCATTGGCACAGGATGATACAACTGTTTCTCCAGGTGGCGCTCCCCCATTGGTGACAGGTGTTGTCTGACCATCCTGTTAATTAGAAACAAATAAGAGGGCTTGTTTGTAAAACTGACATGCCTAACTATTAAGTTATGAATATGATCACATGTATATGAAGTTTGACCTGCACAGTATCAACTGAAGTAGCTGACTTCCTAAAGCCGATGACAAGTTTGCCACCAGGATCTAACCGACTAAAAGTCACtgcaaatcaatcaatcaatcaatcaaaatttgaattaataagataataatgtCTCTTCTTCTCCCCCTTGTTTGTAAGAGTAAAACAGACTGCCAATAAAATTACCAGTATCACCAGCTTGTAATTGCATATTCTGTATGCAAGGTGTTACCCCTTCTAGCACATACATACGACTGTTATTGTTCGGCCAAAATCTGAACTGGAAAGTCCACTCTTTCCCCTTCACATCCTGAATCTTAATTGGTATACCTTCTGATTGAGATATAGAAGGAAAATACGCCTGCATGCATCATCAATTCATCATTTACAGATCCAAACACATCCCaactcaaacaaaacaaacaaatctTACTTCTGCGCAGGCTTTTGGGAGGACCAAACGTCCAATTCGACCAGCATCACTCGCACTAAGAACTTTCTCGAAAAGTGGCAGAATAGTAGAGTTCAAGCTAATGACAAAATTAAAGGCAACATATCCAAACAAGGAAAATAAACAGATTGCTATTGTGTTTCGCTATgcatgagaaaataaaataaataaatatatatagaaaaggATACTCTCCGGAGATTTTTTGCAATTCTTGATCTGTGATTCTCGGCCAATATCTAGGAAGTAACTGATTCCGTCCCCGCCCTTCAGCAGGAGGCCTTGGAACACGGGTCTGAGAAACCGACCCCTTACTTGTGTCGGGAGTTATTGTTATCCCAGATTTAGATAGCTTAGGCAAAATTTGTCGAGATTTTTGGGCTTGTTGGAAAGGAATAACTACTTTATTATTGAGTTGTTGTTGCTGTTCTCTTCCTTCAACCCCGCCACCATTATTAGTTACAGGAAATGAAACATTTGAAGCATCCAGAGGGCCAAGAGAGAAATGCAAAGATGGCTGAGATGATAAAGGATCACGCAAATCATTGACTGTTAATATCGGGATATTATTACCATCTGGTTTGGGGAAAAGGGAAGATGTAGTAACAGCCCTTTGAGAAAAGCTTGAGCTAACTTCCCCTACATGACTTTTAATCTCTTCATGTTTCAGATTTTTATGTCCAGGAGAAGGTTCTTTCATGATGGTTTTCTTTGGTTGAAGATAGTGGTCTGTTTCTCTAGAATCGAGTTTCCTGCTCAACTGCATAAAGTTTGTCATATCAAAGCTGGCACCACCATTGTTCATCCTATTGTCAACATAAGAAGTCTGCAAATCACCATTGTTGATCATGGTCATCGAAGAAAACCCATTAGGAATCCCATCATTTGGCATCTGCACAGGAAATGTAAATTGTATAGTCAAGATTTTCTATACATGAACTTCAAAACTGCAATAAGTTTACCTGAACAGATAAAAAGGAGTGAGCTTCCACGCTCTTTACACAGCCAATACACCCAACACCCCCAGTATCAAGATATTCGTGCATTGATTTTGAAGCAATGCATCCGCAGTGAATACGCtgcaattaaaaatgaaatattattcgCGAACAAGACTTGAAACCAAACCCGAAAGCAGAAGGAACAATATCAAACATACCTTTCCACAAAGTCTGCATTCTCTCCAACCAGATTCCTCCGGATGAAACGTTTCACAGTATACTAAGCTCTCGTATACAGATCTACATGCCAGTCACATATAAGTGTTGGTTAACATACAATAAAACTCAAACTAAATCACAATTCCAATAACAAGGGTCAGTAAGTTCATACAAACTGCTGCAAGCAGCAATACTAGTAGACACTATATTGGAATGAATGATTTAtctatatatgttttttcttaCACAGTTACACCCCCAAAAGAAAGTTTCAAAAGAATATATTGAAATGACTGTGACCATATATTCGAAGAGTCtaagaaaaacaaatacaagtccaatcaagaatcaagaatcgtAATCGAGAATGgatttaaaagaaaaacctGAGAAACCCAAATTACCCCTTGACGAATCAGATCAAAAAGCATCGGCGGATAAGGAGAGGAGAAAAATAGGGATAGTGAAGAACATACCCGCAGTTGTAACATAGAGTGGCTAGTCCACCTGATTTCAAACTCCATCCTTTCTTCCAGTCGAGAGTCGTGATTGATTTACAAGCCTCGTTCATGCAAATCGTCGCCATTGACTCGAATCAACACTGAAATAAGCAATATAAAACTCAAAACCCTAAGACCCCTCTACGAATTGAAGGATAAATCTAATGGATCCAAAAATAAGAATGGGTAGATAAAAAGCAGGCGCTCAATTCGAAACACAATAAACTTAGTAGGAAGATACATACATagagacagacagacagaccgACCTGATAGAAAACTATGAAACGAATTCGCTAATGTGACATTCACATGCACACAAAGTATCGAACATAAGAAGAGGCGATTCACTTTGTTGTTCTTGGTTGGACTTGGGTCTGACTGAAGGAACCGACTTTATCAAATCTGATAACGAATCGAGACAAAAACGGCTGAAAGAACCCGATCTCCTCTAAGTCGGAGAGATCGAGAGCAGGGGCGGAGACAGAGATGGGGATAATTTGCAggaagagagagggagagagagagaaagtgtaTGTGCATGCAGAGAGAAGAATGAATGAAGGAAGGGAGAGGGGAGAAGAGGGGGGGGTAAGGTAAAAACAGATGCACAAAATGCATGCACGACAACACTTGAAGACACCGCGAgggtgagagagagagagagagagagaaaaggaGTCGTCTCTTTACCCACTAAAGACTCGGCCTTTTTGGGTTTTAGCTTCTTTCCTCGCTGCCCAAATTCGGACAGTGATATCCCAACCCCGATGGTTTCGTGGATTCCCCCATTGATATTCTATGCATGATGTCAAAACTCCTTAAATTCATTTCCACCCACCAACTGTAAACCCTCTTTAATTTTCTCCACCTTCTCTTTCTTTCCTAACAACActtctccttttctttttctttttcttttttttattattattatatatcaaatcttctttaacctataaattatttacttaatattattttatttttattaggatttttaataatattttattcttttctaTATTATGTTGGTCAAACCTTACTAGAAAATTAGTAACTGTCTTTAACTTTTTCAATTCCTTAAATTCATATTAGTGTCCAGCaaaatattatactttattAACAATTACactaaacataataaaaatatatattaatccaAATAAGCAATCATATCGACCATTTTCACATaaaaaatttttttatctaattaaataatatttttttattttaataatttttaaaaataaaatttcaaaagaaatcaaataaGGCAAAGGACCCTTTTACTCCTCGGAGCAATCATGGGTACCTGTCCCAAAATGGAATCGggttataatataatttgtcaATAAATCCGTGACACATAATTTTCGATATAATAACTGTGGGTTCTTTTTTGGACAGATTTTAAATTCCTTGGTTGTATGATCaatctaataaaattaatatactaCGAAGGGggaataagataaatattaataaaagacaacTGGATATGTATCCTTtcaatatattgttataaaaaaattgttcttggtggaattattttaataatatatgtttcccaatcatattttgttatttcattattattaattatagttatTAGTAGGTTCTATATATAGAGTAGTATTATGGAAGACatgctaataataataatattaataatttaattatatataatatatgagctgtttgtttggtttgtgaTGATAAGTCATATAGATATAGATTAACGTTTACTTTGATGCAATTTGATTTTGCATGACACATGATGTCCTTAATTAACTTGATCATGTCAATAATCAATTTaaggattaaaaaaaaaaaagtatatatattaatttataaaattagtaagaACACGTAGTATTGAATTATGggtctttaatttaatttattaaatcggttttattctcttattttttattttagtacatgattaaaataaaaattaataaaaaagagagtatatctaaattaactttggaaaaaaaagaaagatgtCAACATTGTTGGCTGATGGAGAATCATGACGATGATTACCACAACAATTAGCGgcacaaatttcaaattaattcattGTGGGAAACCCAGCCAACTAGCTagcattatattattattattaatgtgaaCATTGACAATATTGGCAGagtatttcaaataatctttaaatGGTCACAAATTTAGTAATACATTTTCTTACGTGTCATggtgtaaatatttaattttactagaaaacatatatatatatatatatatatatatatatatatatatatatcaaaatacttTATTCAAGCTTATATAAAGTATCAACTTGTAAATTAGAACTATAAGACAATTTAGGGGCCTAAATAAATTACATGGCCGGTTTGAACAAAGAAGAAGTCAGTTagagaattataattttttttgtttgaaaattaaatatatgttaggtgtgtttgtttaattagttttagTACATGTTGTTACATGTGTGTATGTATACCACACACACCTGATCGAATGTGGCTTCCTTTGTTTATATTCTAACTTAAAAGTCAAAGAAAATTAAAAGCAAGCAATAACAGATGTGAGGTTAAtggacaaataaataaataatcaataataatttattctcttaaGTAAATTAAGCctcaacaattattattattatattttatttaaaaaaaaaaattatttaaaaaagttataactTATAACCTAACCTACAATTATTCCTCCACTTCAAATCAAAGTGAAGGGTAAGTCacaataaacaaattattaagcAAAACTTGTTCCAATCAAActagaataataattttcatatagtataaaaacttcatttaaaaatatatatatataattataatagatgtttatttttatttctgtCAAAGCTGTATATAGTTAATAAAGTTGGTAAATGCATCTTAGTCGGTGAGATGGACTAAcctatgaaaaataattaagtcatatttaaaatttattttcaagtcGTTTATTAATGACTTATTCATAGTGAGTTATCTCTCATTCTCATTTGTTATTGTTCtgtctttttataaattattctactAATTCCTAATTTTGTTATGGAACTTTTGAAGCTAAATTAAGTTAAAGacatttcaaattttgtttttattactgCATCCGAAACAAATCCAGATACAAATAATAAGGGTTTCTAAATGGGGACACTAAGTATATTTTTGCCTTGCAAATCAggtcaataatttgtttttcttcatttgttAGAGGGAATAAATATTAGAGGAATGTATTATTTGGCCTGTTTAGGAATAACTGctaatattgatttaattatattatgagaattctttattaatttttttaattatcttttgtAGAAGTATGGTCAAGAGTCAGAATCCTATGCAACTAGTTTGAAGAAGGAATAGTCAAAAGACGAGACCAGAGTCACCAGACACAAATAAGATTGTGATTGGGCCACAAAAACTGACAATGATGGATCAAAATAAGCTCCAAAAGGGGTGAAGCACAcctccaaaaataataataataaatttatttttttgttgttattggTAGAAAGTATATTAGGGCAAGCATGAAGGCAATATACAATGGAGGGTTTCTTGAAGGTTGATGATAATGATTTGAAGAATGATAGGCACCCTAACCCTACTGAATGGTCTTTCTAATTACATGATTCAAATGGAAACCATTGTTCATAGACATCAGTTGTTTACATTATTGTCACATTTTCTACCAATTCAAAGTTAACTTTGTAGGCTTAATGGTGGTCCAGTCACCAGTGGCAGGAAACACACAATGAAATCAATCCGGAAGAAGAATCTAGAGAAATCAAACATACCCATTGAGCCTTTTTGGTGTTATTTTGATAAACATAACAAGAATCTCAATGATTTCAGAGGATTACTCATATCAAAATTTGTGAGATTAACAACACAATTGAGTTGGCCATTGTTGAGACTTGAGACTAACCAAAAGATATactataaactaaatataatcTAATTGTCAAAGACTATTGAACAAATTTGGTCGTGTTGAATTGAAGATGATGAATGGCTTGCAAATTGTTTGgctcctcctccttcttcttcttctccagcAGATTTTGGTTGCAAACTCCACTCTTCAAGTCAACTACACCATTACCGGGTTCACTCACTTTACTACTATTAAAACAACTAACCCCATTGATGCCCATGATATTCAATGGTGGTCTCAACCTTTTCACACATTTCCCACCCAtcttaaatctaacattttctcTCTTGTTTGGTAATTTCGTTGCCTCCAGCTTAGTATTCCCAAATCCACTGCATAACAATTCttctgttgttgttgttatctGTCCAAATAAAACATCATCCCTTGCCCTGCTCTTGTTATCATCATCACATAATAACTTCATGTCTGGAATCGGTGGAAGCCAATCCGGGATATGAGAATATCTTTTCATGTTTTCTGTAATGTTCAAACCACAATCACTGGACTGCTTCTGCTGCTGCTGTTGTTGCTGTTGTTGTTCATGAAGGATGACAATTGGCTTAATAGACTTATTTATTTGTATGGATGTTGAAAACCTGATTAGATCAGTTAATAATGAGGAGTTTAGGATTGGTCGAGTGATATCAGATGCGCCTGTAAAACCACGGTTAGAGTTGAGGTCCTCTAGGGCATACAAGATGTCTAGAAGGTTACATGTTGGCGACGATGACTGATCAGATAATGCGGCGGATTTGGCGGCAGACTGGGCTAGGGCTCCAAGATACTTGCTTGCGACGCTTGTAAAAATATCCAACACAGATTGACTGCAGCCacgaaacccaactgattgagAAATCCTAGCCACCGCAGCTCTCATTACCATCTTTGTGAAATTCGAATTACTTGTTTCCGGAAGTTTGatcttcaatattttattgttatctTTCATCTTAAGATCAAGAACTGAAGACTGCCCTAATTTCATGCCcaaagatgatgaagatgaagatgaagaagaaaggggtcttaatttttccttttttttttagaaacagaaaacaaaatattaggGTTTTAGATGGGTCAGGTTGAAGTAGCGGGTCGGGCGATaaccatatttatttataataatatgggATGTGTTTCTTTAATAACGTTAGTGCAAGGAGTAGAGTGTAACTTTGTTGATAGTTGGAGGGATAGTTTAGTAAATATAGAACCTCATACGGGCCGCCAGGAGAAACCCTAG from Impatiens glandulifera chromosome 9, dImpGla2.1, whole genome shotgun sequence includes the following:
- the LOC124914104 gene encoding B3 domain-containing transcription repressor VAL1-like; translation: MATICMNEACKSITTLDWKKGWSLKSGGLATLCYNCGSVYESLVYCETFHPEESGWRECRLCGKRIHCGCIASKSMHEYLDTGGVGCIGCVKSVEAHSFLSVQMPNDGIPNGFSSMTMINNGDLQTSYVDNRMNNGGASFDMTNFMQLSRKLDSRETDHYLQPKKTIMKEPSPGHKNLKHEEIKSHVGEVSSSFSQRAVTTSSLFPKPDGNNIPILTVNDLRDPLSSQPSLHFSLGPLDASNVSFPVTNNGGGVEGREQQQQLNNKVVIPFQQAQKSRQILPKLSKSGITITPDTSKGSVSQTRVPRPPAEGRGRNQLLPRYWPRITDQELQKISGDLNSTILPLFEKVLSASDAGRIGRLVLPKACAEAYFPSISQSEGIPIKIQDVKGKEWTFQFRFWPNNNSRMYVLEGVTPCIQNMQLQAGDTVTFSRLDPGGKLVIGFRKSATSVDTVQDGQTTPVTNGGAPPGETVVSSCANDSSSTPALGGKSNEESSQQPGLLIQEKKKSRNIGLKSKRLLMRSTEAMELKLTWEEAQELLRPSTSATRSIVMIDDQEFEEYDEPPVFGKRTVFTARLSGEQEQWTQCDSCWKWRRLPVDALLPVKWTCADNVWDQSRCLCSAADEINAKEMESLLKADFKKRKISETNKNIHIQIRQDQELSGLEALATAAVLGDNLVDSVTEPSSGPTTKHPRHRDGCSCIVCIQPPSGKGKHKPTCMCNVCLTVKRRFKTLMLRKKKRQSERDAETGQGKELLPPETEGTSCQGDDIVGTPSVVEEEDDVEETTDKEGKILDLNSHPNRDDEILMTRKDDIKNLYHPRSESLLRMDDETTTTAAISRDQENEIMDH
- the LOC124915302 gene encoding uncharacterized protein LOC124915302, coding for MKDNNKILKIKLPETSNSNFTKMVMRAAVARISQSVGFRGCSQSVLDIFTSVASKYLGALAQSAAKSAALSDQSSSPTCNLLDILYALEDLNSNRGFTGASDITRPILNSSLLTDLIRFSTSIQINKSIKPIVILHEQQQQQQQQQKQSSDCGLNITENMKRYSHIPDWLPPIPDMKLLCDDDNKSRARDDVLFGQITTTTEELLCSGFGNTKLEATKLPNKRENVRFKMGGKCVKRLRPPLNIMGINGVSCFNSSKVSEPGNGVVDLKSGVCNQNLLEKKKKEEEPNNLQAIHHLQFNTTKFVQ